The genomic stretch AGCAGGAGCGCAACTTCCTGGTGATCGAGCCGGCCAAGGACGAGTACGTCCAACTGGCGCTGGCCTACAACCAGGCCGGGACGTATACGCGCAAGATCGCCGTGTACGTCCCCGGCCGAAGCGAGTGGGGCGGCTGCCCGGTGGAGTCGTTGCAACTCAACCCCTTCGACATCATCCGCCTGCCCGGCGCGATCACCCAGGTGATGCCGCATCTCGACCGCCTGAAATCGATCTTCAACGCCAGCTTCCCGATGTACGAGATTTTGCCGGTCATCCTCGAGGAGGCGCTGGTCGACCTGTACGACAGCCAGGGCTGGCTGGCGGACGAGCTGCCGCCGGCCGAGGTGCTGTGCCCGACGCTCGACCAGCTCAACAACCGCATCACCGGCCTGGTGCGCGCCAAGGGCTACGAACAGCGCATCACCGACAACATCACCGCCGCGATGCGCACGCGGATCGGGAGCCTGATGCGCGGCTGGAAGGGGACGCTGTTCAACAACGCCACCTCCACCCCCTGGCCGGATCTGTTCGACCGCCCGGTGGTGATCAACCTGCAGCAGATGGGCGACGACGCCGACAAATGCTTCACCATGGCGCTGCTGATGAACTTCATGTACGAATACCGCCAAGCCCAGCACGAGAGCGAGGGCTCGCCCGAATCCCGCGACCTGCGCCATCTGGCGATCATCGAAGAAGCCCACCGCATCCTGCGCGCCGCGCACTACACCGCCGACAACGCCAACCCGCAGGCCAAGATGGGCGAGATGTTCGCCGACATCCTGGCCGAGATTCGCGCCTACGGCCAGGGCTTGGCGATCATCGACCAGGTGCCCTCCAAGCTGGTGCCGGACGCGCTTAAGAACACCAACCTCAAGATCGTCCACCGCCTGGTGGCATCGGACGACTGCCAGGCGATGGCCGGCGCGATGGCGCTCAGCGAGGAGCAGGCCCGGGTGATCGCCCGGCTGAAGGTGGGCCAGGCGATCGTCTGCGGCGTCCAGGACGACATGGCTTCCTGGGTGAAGATCTTTTACACGCCGATACCAAAATTCACGCCCGCCCAGAAAGCGAAAAAGAAACGCTGATCCGGATTTGACTATATAATGGGATCGCTGAAACAGGCGGGCGAGGCCGGGGCAGCGGTCTTGGCGTATCCCTGATCTGTCCGGTTAGGATAGGCGAGACCACCTGTTGACAGATGAATAAGCCTTTTGTACCCGCTCAGGCTGTTCCTAGTCGTCGAGAAATCCTGCCCTCCTCCATCCTCGCCTCTATCCCCCGTCCCTCCCCTCGCTACGCTCGAGGACAGGCTTTCCCCCTCTCCTGGCATAAACCCGGAGAGGGGGAA from Anaerolineales bacterium encodes the following:
- a CDS encoding ATP-binding protein, whose protein sequence is QERNFLVIEPAKDEYVQLALAYNQAGTYTRKIAVYVPGRSEWGGCPVESLQLNPFDIIRLPGAITQVMPHLDRLKSIFNASFPMYEILPVILEEALVDLYDSQGWLADELPPAEVLCPTLDQLNNRITGLVRAKGYEQRITDNITAAMRTRIGSLMRGWKGTLFNNATSTPWPDLFDRPVVINLQQMGDDADKCFTMALLMNFMYEYRQAQHESEGSPESRDLRHLAIIEEAHRILRAAHYTADNANPQAKMGEMFADILAEIRAYGQGLAIIDQVPSKLVPDALKNTNLKIVHRLVASDDCQAMAGAMALSEEQARVIARLKVGQAIVCGVQDDMASWVKIFYTPIPKFTPAQKAKKKR